In Planctomycetia bacterium, one DNA window encodes the following:
- a CDS encoding prepilin-type N-terminal cleavage/methylation domain-containing protein: MNLRTTGSLNRARRRGRRGFTLVELMVALGILLAAILAVSRIFSISSDVTSRTAAHAELLEAAAGVRERLAAELARLAPDSLLIIDSPRPTLARGDVPNDRRLFRMRHDRLVFVTHSANQSAYQSQTHRWAVTPATVDRSPPTSGQAIVYFGPTLAVQADGLEYSFEDDATALAASQWIYGHRNTLFFSEIPPNTDPTWTPMTTNAFEAMLSGGPLAPTLRDGRTDVLLDSDPASIEGSYVERFSEFIRNKTFADILSAAPSIRALWEPHLAPTTFSLADTADRDFYTRLGSILRHGMADVRIEWTDGRRVNPNDPNPANRNFNTRWFGLFPDGTQNVDLTQPDNLTFYASRRQNALGDTTPSENQTFADQIEWAPFANAAHVDAAYRAIWRADTWSFRPKAIRVTMRLYDGTNRLKDTSTIDLDEDGDPDPDGNILPPYVVTRYGIEHSFVLPVP; encoded by the coding sequence ATGAACCTTCGCACCACCGGCTCTCTGAATCGAGCACGCCGTCGTGGTCGGCGCGGCTTCACGTTGGTCGAGCTGATGGTCGCCCTCGGCATTCTGCTGGCGGCGATCCTCGCCGTTTCGCGCATTTTCTCCATCAGCTCGGACGTCACCAGTCGCACCGCGGCGCACGCGGAACTGCTCGAAGCAGCCGCCGGTGTGCGCGAGCGGCTCGCCGCGGAACTGGCCCGCCTTGCACCCGACAGCCTATTGATCATCGATTCGCCGAGGCCGACGCTGGCACGAGGCGACGTTCCAAACGACCGCCGATTGTTCCGAATGCGACACGATCGCCTTGTCTTCGTGACGCACAGCGCGAACCAATCTGCCTACCAGTCGCAGACCCACCGCTGGGCGGTCACGCCCGCGACGGTGGATCGCTCACCGCCGACTTCCGGACAGGCCATTGTTTATTTCGGTCCGACCCTCGCGGTGCAGGCCGACGGACTGGAGTACTCGTTCGAGGACGACGCAACGGCCCTGGCCGCCTCGCAGTGGATCTATGGACACCGGAATACGCTGTTCTTCAGCGAGATTCCACCCAACACCGATCCAACCTGGACACCCATGACGACCAATGCGTTCGAGGCGATGCTCTCCGGCGGGCCGCTTGCCCCCACCCTGCGCGATGGCCGCACCGACGTCCTCCTCGACAGCGATCCCGCCTCGATCGAAGGCAGCTACGTCGAACGATTCAGCGAATTCATTCGAAACAAGACATTCGCAGATATTCTCTCCGCCGCACCCAGCATTCGAGCGCTCTGGGAACCGCACCTGGCCCCGACGACCTTCAGCCTCGCCGATACCGCCGACCGCGACTTCTACACGCGCCTGGGCAGCATCCTGCGACACGGAATGGCCGACGTGCGAATCGAATGGACCGACGGCCGCCGTGTGAACCCGAACGACCCCAATCCCGCCAATCGCAACTTCAACACGCGCTGGTTCGGACTCTTCCCGGATGGAACGCAGAACGTGGACCTGACCCAGCCGGACAACCTCACCTTTTACGCCTCGCGCAGACAAAACGCCCTCGGCGACACGACCCCGTCGGAAAACCAGACGTTCGCCGACCAAATCGAATGGGCGCCGTTTGCCAACGCGGCCCATGTCGACGCCGCCTATCGCGCGATCTGGCGCGCCGATACGTGGTCCTTCCGACCCAAGGCCATCCGTGTGACCATGCGGCTGTACGATGGCACCAACCGGCTCAAAGACACCTCCACGATCGACCTCGATGAAGATGGTGATCCGGATCCGGACGGGAACATCCTGCCGCCGTACGTTGTGACGCGATATGGCATCGAGCATTCGTTCGTCCTTCCAGTACCGTAA
- a CDS encoding prepilin-type N-terminal cleavage/methylation domain-containing protein: MRLRNKTSRAFTLIELLTVMAIITLLIGILTPALGAARDRARQTAIKAQLNAMEVGLESFNGVEGFYPPSNAFLMANNPAAPGTQLQTPGWEVQTGSTVLQGAHLLLDALVGRDFLGYDPKAPVPGHGPNTYDRWNALNDRRQPYIPVDGVDTTSLTDPPEDKFGTIPSTLGDPQPTIDNVLCRVFRDRFGWPILYYRANPSANANTPIINQTDAVPAPDASGNFGNGIYDGVDNEVFTSYNAAGPINQRHRISDANIPITTASYDMLEAINHNFAEFIRSFRSTTYRPPPNDQQISFPRPVKADRMILLSAGKDGIYGTLDDVGNFPVLSTER; the protein is encoded by the coding sequence ATGAGGTTGCGAAACAAGACAAGCAGAGCTTTTACGCTTATTGAGCTGCTGACGGTGATGGCGATCATCACCCTGCTGATCGGCATCCTTACGCCGGCGCTGGGCGCGGCGCGAGATCGCGCTCGACAGACGGCGATCAAGGCCCAACTCAACGCGATGGAGGTTGGACTCGAGTCGTTCAACGGCGTGGAAGGGTTTTACCCGCCGTCCAATGCGTTTCTGATGGCCAACAATCCGGCCGCCCCGGGTACGCAGTTGCAGACGCCGGGCTGGGAAGTGCAGACCGGCTCGACGGTTCTGCAAGGCGCGCACCTGCTGCTCGACGCGCTGGTCGGCCGCGATTTCCTCGGCTACGACCCCAAGGCACCGGTCCCGGGCCACGGACCGAATACCTACGATCGCTGGAATGCGCTGAACGATCGACGTCAGCCGTACATTCCGGTCGACGGCGTCGACACCACGTCGCTGACCGACCCGCCCGAAGACAAATTCGGCACGATTCCCAGCACGCTGGGCGATCCGCAGCCGACGATCGACAATGTACTCTGTCGCGTCTTTCGCGATCGGTTCGGCTGGCCAATTCTATATTATCGCGCGAATCCCTCGGCCAACGCCAACACGCCGATCATCAACCAGACCGACGCGGTGCCGGCGCCGGATGCCAGCGGCAACTTCGGCAACGGCATCTACGATGGCGTGGATAATGAGGTGTTCACCAGTTACAACGCCGCGGGGCCCATCAATCAGCGACATCGCATTTCGGATGCGAACATCCCGATCACAACAGCCAGCTACGACATGCTGGAGGCAATCAACCACAACTTCGCCGAGTTCATCCGGTCGTTCCGTTCAACGACCTACCGCCCGCCGCCCAACGATCAGCAGATCAGCTTCCCTCGCCCGGTGAAAGCGGATCGCATGATCCTGCTTAGCGCCGGCAAGGACGGCATCTACGGCACGCTGGATGACGTAGGCAACTTCCCCGTGCTGTCGACGGAGCGCTGA
- a CDS encoding type II secretion system protein encodes MPRRTPPNQRWPFRPAMTLVEMAIVLCVVSAAVYLLVGWTSQLQQRAKRDLAMRLLSDLDKALWRYFRATGSYPVSYGPDSAITAMVCFLDHDKTRPIMEALPDSLWRGPGRRIPVDPWGTQLQYLDAKSGSPLVKANDGRPVFVSAGPDRDFGDVNPMGKGDNLRSDDPGPDGFRLHDVLRESMGEEGATGGEKGN; translated from the coding sequence ATGCCTCGTCGTACTCCCCCCAACCAGCGTTGGCCGTTCCGCCCGGCGATGACACTCGTCGAAATGGCGATTGTCCTGTGTGTCGTCAGCGCCGCGGTGTATCTGCTCGTCGGCTGGACCAGCCAGCTTCAACAGCGCGCCAAGCGCGACCTCGCGATGCGTTTGCTGTCGGACCTCGATAAGGCCCTTTGGCGTTATTTTCGCGCGACCGGGAGTTACCCAGTTTCCTACGGTCCGGACTCCGCCATCACAGCCATGGTCTGTTTCCTCGATCACGATAAGACGCGACCCATCATGGAAGCTCTGCCCGACAGCCTGTGGCGCGGCCCCGGTCGGCGCATACCGGTGGATCCATGGGGGACCCAGCTTCAATACCTCGATGCCAAGTCCGGCTCGCCGCTCGTGAAGGCCAACGACGGTCGCCCGGTCTTTGTGTCGGCAGGGCCGGACCGGGATTTTGGCGACGTGAATCCGATGGGCAAGGGCGACAATCTTCGAAGCGACGATCCCGGGCCGGACGGATTCCGGCTGCACGATGTGCTGCGCGAATCGATGGGGGAGGAGGGAGCCACGGGTGGCGAAAAAGGTAATTGA
- a CDS encoding phosphoglycerate kinase, producing the protein MAKKVIDQVEVAGRRVLMRVDYNVPMEGVAITDDRRIRQSLESVRSVMERGGKLVLMSHLGRPQGKGVEAQFSLAPVARHLGKLLQRDVTFAADCVGPMADEAVAAMKNGDVLLLENLRFHAAETLIDSAKKNPDKKPTAEQQAAIESFAAGLARHADIYCNNAFGTCHRKHVSMYDVPMRLGPGRRVCGHLVQKELKFLGEATTQPRRPFVAILGGAKVSDKIGVIERLLPRVDSILIGGAMSYTFYAAKGLGVGASLCERDKIDLARGLLDKAGAKLHLPQDSVCAAKLEAAAATSIHAGSVPDGLMGLDIGPATAAAYAKQIETAATVLWNGPMGVFETPPFDAGTLAVAQALAKATQRGATTIVGGGDSAAAVDAAGLADSMSHISTGGGASLEYLERGSFATLDLLDDA; encoded by the coding sequence GTGGCGAAAAAGGTAATTGATCAAGTGGAGGTCGCTGGGCGACGCGTGCTGATGCGCGTCGACTACAACGTCCCAATGGAAGGCGTCGCGATCACCGACGATCGGCGCATCCGCCAGTCGCTGGAATCGGTTCGCAGCGTGATGGAGCGCGGCGGAAAACTTGTGTTGATGAGCCATTTGGGGCGGCCCCAGGGCAAGGGTGTGGAAGCGCAGTTCAGCCTCGCGCCGGTCGCGCGGCATCTCGGAAAGCTGCTCCAGCGCGACGTGACGTTCGCGGCCGATTGCGTCGGACCGATGGCGGATGAAGCCGTCGCGGCAATGAAGAATGGCGACGTCCTCTTGCTCGAGAATCTGCGCTTTCATGCAGCGGAGACGCTGATTGACTCCGCGAAGAAAAATCCCGACAAGAAGCCGACGGCCGAACAGCAAGCTGCCATTGAGTCGTTCGCAGCGGGACTGGCACGACATGCGGATATTTACTGCAACAACGCGTTCGGCACCTGTCACCGCAAACACGTGAGCATGTACGACGTGCCGATGCGCCTGGGGCCGGGGCGGCGCGTGTGCGGCCACCTCGTGCAGAAAGAGTTGAAGTTCCTCGGCGAGGCGACGACCCAGCCGCGGCGGCCGTTCGTTGCGATTCTTGGCGGCGCCAAGGTTTCCGACAAAATCGGCGTGATCGAGCGCCTGCTGCCGCGCGTCGATTCGATCCTGATCGGCGGCGCGATGAGCTACACCTTCTATGCGGCGAAGGGCCTGGGGGTCGGCGCGAGCCTTTGCGAGCGCGACAAGATCGACTTGGCGCGCGGCCTACTGGACAAGGCCGGCGCGAAACTGCATCTTCCGCAGGACAGCGTCTGCGCCGCGAAACTCGAAGCCGCTGCGGCAACATCAATCCACGCCGGCAGCGTTCCGGATGGCTTGATGGGTCTGGACATCGGCCCGGCGACGGCGGCCGCGTACGCGAAGCAGATTGAAACCGCCGCGACGGTGCTGTGGAACGGGCCGATGGGCGTGTTTGAAACGCCTCCGTTTGACGCGGGCACGCTCGCGGTGGCGCAAGCGCTGGCGAAGGCGACGCAGCGCGGCGCGACAACAATTGTCGGCGGCGGCGATTCGGCGGCGGCCGTCGATGCGGCCGGTCTGGCGGATTCCATGTCGCACATCTCGACGGGCGGCGGTGCAAGTCTCGAATACCTGGAACGAGGTTCGTTCGCCACACTTGACCTGCTGGACGACGCGTGA
- a CDS encoding histidine phosphatase family protein: MAKLILVASGETDWRAQERFAGDVDLALNETGRRQALTAAQAIAPLMPQVIRCGPEQATHQSAALIAHELALKFRAAPELREVDLGVWEGLTLDEFNKRFNRVAKQWRQDASSVEPPDGESIPAAEARLLAGLRKVLKRHKSETITLVLGPMALSILRCRLVEGNYDNFWEHFEAAPSHYVMDPAPAL, from the coding sequence ATGGCTAAACTGATTCTGGTTGCATCGGGCGAGACCGACTGGCGCGCGCAGGAGCGCTTCGCGGGCGATGTGGATCTCGCGCTGAATGAAACCGGCCGACGGCAAGCGCTGACCGCGGCGCAGGCCATCGCCCCCCTGATGCCGCAGGTAATTCGATGCGGACCTGAACAGGCGACGCATCAGTCGGCGGCGCTCATTGCCCACGAGCTGGCGCTGAAGTTCCGTGCGGCGCCGGAGCTTCGCGAAGTGGATCTCGGCGTCTGGGAAGGACTCACGCTCGACGAATTCAACAAGCGATTCAATCGCGTCGCGAAACAGTGGAGGCAGGATGCCTCCTCGGTCGAACCGCCCGACGGAGAGTCCATCCCCGCTGCCGAGGCGCGGCTGCTGGCGGGCTTGCGAAAAGTGCTCAAGCGTCACAAGTCCGAGACGATAACGCTGGTGCTGGGGCCGATGGCGCTGTCGATCCTGCGCTGTCGGCTGGTCGAGGGGAACTACGACAATTTCTGGGAACATTTTGAAGCGGCCCCCTCCCATTATGTGATGGATCCCGCGCCGGCGCTGTGA
- a CDS encoding class I fructose-bisphosphate aldolase has translation MTERVREILSWYKSENPGVLTNLARMLNHGRLGGTGRMVILPVDQGWEHGPARSFGPNDAGYDPHYHFKIAIEAGLNAYAAPLGFLEAGAADFAGDVPLILKANNHDSLADERDSWQALTASVKDALRLGCVGVGMTIYPGSAHRKQMYEEVRAYAEEAKANGLTVIIWSYPRGSSLSKDGETAIDVAGYAAQIACQLGATIVKVKLPSAHIEQEAARKVYEKEKIVIGTLADRVRHITQCAFAGKRVVIFSGGAKNDNDAAVFEECKAIRDGGGFGSIIGRNTFQRKRNDALKFLDEILKIYGK, from the coding sequence ATGACCGAGCGCGTACGAGAAATCCTGAGCTGGTACAAGAGTGAAAATCCCGGCGTCCTGACCAACTTGGCGCGAATGCTGAACCACGGTCGACTGGGCGGGACCGGTCGCATGGTCATTCTCCCGGTGGATCAGGGTTGGGAGCATGGCCCGGCGCGGAGCTTCGGCCCGAACGACGCAGGCTACGATCCGCACTATCACTTCAAGATCGCGATTGAAGCAGGGCTGAACGCGTACGCGGCGCCGCTGGGTTTCCTCGAGGCTGGCGCGGCCGACTTCGCGGGCGATGTTCCGTTGATTCTCAAGGCGAACAATCACGACTCCCTGGCGGATGAGAGGGATTCGTGGCAGGCCCTGACGGCGTCTGTGAAAGATGCGCTGCGCCTGGGTTGCGTCGGCGTGGGCATGACCATCTACCCCGGCTCGGCGCATCGCAAGCAGATGTATGAAGAAGTACGCGCGTACGCCGAGGAAGCGAAAGCAAACGGCCTGACCGTGATCATCTGGAGCTATCCGCGCGGCAGCAGCTTGAGCAAGGATGGCGAGACGGCGATCGACGTGGCGGGCTACGCGGCGCAGATCGCCTGCCAGCTTGGCGCGACGATTGTGAAAGTGAAGCTGCCCTCGGCGCACATTGAGCAGGAGGCGGCACGAAAGGTGTACGAAAAAGAGAAGATCGTCATCGGCACGCTGGCGGATCGCGTCAGACACATAACACAGTGCGCCTTCGCCGGCAAGCGCGTGGTGATCTTCAGCGGCGGTGCGAAGAACGACAACGACGCGGCGGTTTTCGAAGAGTGCAAGGCCATTCGCGACGGCGGCGGCTTCGGCTCGATCATCGGGCGGAACACGTTCCAGCGAAAGCGAAACGACGCGCTGAAGTTCCTCGATGAGATCCTGAAGATTTACGGGAAATAA
- a CDS encoding phospho-sugar mutase, whose protein sequence is MSNASDHAALRRAEAWLADPAIAESDKIEIRRLIEAGDQRELTDRFHRDLEFGTGGLRGVMGAGQNRMNVYTVGAAAQGLAAVIARQGDAAKRAGCAIAYDCRHNSETFARRVACVMAGNGITAHLFEALRPTPQLSFAVRHLGCTAGVVITASHNPPEYNGFKAYWNDGAQVTPPIDGEIIDEVRRVGAFSNVKSSDFEIAKSAGLIRMIGRELDDAFLDCVQASCLNPEACREFGPRLGIVFTPLHGTGATLIPDALARRGFSRVYLVDEQMKPDGAFPTVKSPNPEEPAAFDLALKLARRESAELVLATDPDADRMGIAVREVTGDYRLLTGNHIAALLTWYICEQLKRGGKLPSSGVVLSTIVSGDLMKVIARSYGVEVVETLTGFKWIAEAIRKDELAGAPGKPARQFLFGAEESYGYMPCTYTRDKDAVTSAAILAELAAALAKEGKTLAGLLDELFLRHGFYAEGAKSITMPGADGAARIAALMAALRQAPPDQIAGRPVVSIGDVKSGEIRDGRGALIGRYQLPSSDVLVFTLDDETKVIARPSGTEPKIKFYILARIGSRDLAAARSAANDRITAIAMEMEKFAST, encoded by the coding sequence ATGAGCAACGCAAGTGACCATGCGGCCCTTCGCAGGGCCGAGGCCTGGCTGGCAGATCCGGCCATCGCCGAATCGGACAAGATTGAGATTCGCCGCCTGATCGAAGCGGGGGACCAACGCGAGCTGACCGACCGTTTTCATCGCGACCTGGAGTTTGGCACGGGCGGTTTGCGCGGCGTCATGGGCGCGGGGCAGAATCGGATGAACGTCTACACGGTCGGCGCGGCCGCGCAGGGCCTGGCCGCCGTGATCGCGCGGCAGGGCGACGCGGCGAAGCGCGCCGGCTGCGCGATTGCATACGATTGTCGTCATAATAGTGAGACGTTCGCGCGGCGCGTCGCCTGCGTCATGGCCGGCAACGGCATAACAGCGCACCTGTTTGAGGCGCTTCGCCCGACACCGCAGTTGTCCTTCGCCGTCCGGCACCTCGGCTGCACGGCCGGCGTCGTCATCACGGCCAGCCACAATCCGCCCGAATACAACGGTTTCAAAGCGTACTGGAACGACGGCGCGCAGGTGACGCCGCCGATCGACGGAGAAATCATCGACGAGGTCCGACGGGTCGGCGCATTCTCCAACGTGAAATCGAGCGATTTTGAGATCGCGAAGTCGGCGGGCTTGATCCGCATGATCGGACGCGAGTTGGACGATGCCTTCCTCGATTGCGTACAGGCGTCTTGTTTGAATCCGGAGGCGTGCCGCGAGTTCGGACCGAGGCTCGGCATTGTGTTTACCCCGCTCCACGGAACCGGTGCGACGCTCATTCCCGATGCCCTGGCTCGCCGGGGCTTCTCGCGCGTCTACCTTGTCGACGAACAAATGAAGCCCGACGGCGCGTTTCCGACGGTGAAATCGCCGAACCCCGAAGAACCCGCGGCGTTTGACCTGGCCCTGAAGCTCGCCCGTCGCGAAAGCGCCGAACTGGTCCTCGCCACCGATCCCGACGCCGACCGAATGGGCATTGCCGTGCGCGAAGTGACCGGCGACTACCGCTTGCTGACCGGCAATCACATCGCCGCGCTGCTCACCTGGTACATCTGTGAGCAGTTAAAGCGCGGCGGCAAACTGCCGTCCAGCGGCGTCGTACTTTCAACCATTGTGTCGGGCGATTTGATGAAAGTGATCGCGCGGTCCTACGGCGTGGAAGTCGTCGAAACGCTGACGGGTTTCAAGTGGATCGCCGAGGCCATTCGAAAGGACGAGCTGGCCGGCGCGCCCGGCAAACCCGCGCGGCAGTTTCTCTTCGGCGCGGAAGAGAGCTACGGCTACATGCCCTGCACTTACACGCGCGACAAGGACGCGGTCACGTCCGCGGCGATCCTCGCGGAACTGGCGGCGGCGCTGGCGAAGGAGGGCAAGACGCTCGCCGGCCTGCTCGATGAGTTGTTCCTTCGGCATGGTTTTTACGCGGAGGGCGCCAAGAGCATCACGATGCCCGGCGCGGATGGCGCGGCGCGCATCGCCGCGTTGATGGCGGCGCTGCGGCAGGCCCCGCCGGACCAGATCGCCGGTCGCCCGGTCGTGTCCATCGGCGACGTCAAATCGGGCGAGATTCGCGACGGGCGGGGGGCGCTCATCGGCCGCTATCAACTGCCATCGAGCGACGTGCTGGTCTTCACGCTCGACGACGAGACGAAAGTCATCGCCCGGCCCAGCGGCACGGAGCCAAAGATCAAGTTTTACATTCTCGCGCGGATCGGATCGCGTGATTTGGCGGCGGCGCGGTCCGCGGCGAACGATCGCATCACGGCGATTGCGATGGAAATGGAGAAGTTTGCTTCAACGTAA
- a CDS encoding SGNH/GDSL hydrolase family protein — MSFSPQSRVRTGAGKRAISFRRRILFLSILLIAMAAVLELGTRGYNRLRTGRWTVGDPERAAVNAGLYTSNVWTGQIPRPGAVVEFPGRSIHINSLGFRGYEISPHKSAGTVRIACLGGSTTFDVKVSDDTRTWPAQMEAVLRARHGIHNVEVINAATCGYSLQRSLIDLMTRVLDVRPDWIVCYAGVNDLAAAHRPDHQIGRSHLAIVTPQETPWYRRLMGTSEFCNEVISRLRYARQLKYGNWEGRPIERSDEPDARGIAAFGRNLKTLVGICRAHDIRLALVTVRTAYAPMQPMDVQMELARMDLMDHSNLSLQGHYRGYALINQVIREVGRAYQVPVIDQATALPAGDMHFADSVHFNDAGAAALAMLAADELAPYLKPDTLPGEPIVVSPIIAE; from the coding sequence ATGTCCTTTAGTCCCCAGTCCCGTGTGCGTACCGGCGCGGGAAAGCGGGCGATTAGTTTCCGCCGCCGCATTCTTTTCCTGTCGATCCTTCTCATCGCGATGGCCGCTGTGCTTGAGTTGGGCACGCGCGGGTACAACCGCCTGCGCACCGGTCGCTGGACCGTCGGTGATCCCGAGCGCGCCGCGGTCAACGCGGGCCTCTACACGAGCAATGTCTGGACCGGTCAGATTCCGCGGCCCGGCGCGGTCGTCGAGTTTCCTGGTCGCAGCATTCACATCAACAGCCTGGGCTTTCGCGGATACGAGATTTCGCCGCACAAATCCGCCGGAACGGTGCGCATCGCCTGCCTCGGCGGATCGACCACGTTTGACGTCAAGGTGAGCGATGACACGCGCACCTGGCCGGCGCAGATGGAAGCCGTGCTTCGCGCGCGGCATGGTATTCACAACGTCGAAGTCATTAACGCGGCGACGTGCGGCTATTCACTGCAACGGTCGCTGATCGACCTGATGACGCGCGTGCTCGACGTGCGACCCGACTGGATCGTCTGCTACGCCGGCGTCAACGACCTCGCCGCGGCGCACCGGCCGGATCATCAGATCGGCCGGTCGCACCTTGCAATCGTCACGCCGCAGGAGACACCCTGGTATCGCCGCTTGATGGGCACAAGCGAATTCTGCAACGAGGTGATCTCCCGATTGCGCTATGCCCGCCAACTCAAGTATGGCAACTGGGAGGGCCGACCGATCGAGCGAAGCGACGAGCCGGACGCACGAGGAATCGCCGCGTTCGGCCGCAATTTGAAGACCCTTGTTGGAATCTGCCGGGCGCACGACATCCGCCTGGCGCTGGTCACGGTGCGCACGGCCTATGCCCCCATGCAGCCGATGGACGTGCAGATGGAGCTGGCCCGCATGGACTTGATGGACCATTCGAATCTTTCGCTTCAGGGGCACTACCGCGGCTATGCGCTCATCAATCAGGTGATTCGGGAAGTCGGCCGGGCTTATCAGGTGCCGGTGATCGATCAGGCGACGGCGCTGCCGGCGGGCGACATGCACTTTGCCGACTCGGTGCACTTCAACGATGCCGGCGCGGCGGCACTGGCGATGCTGGCGGCGGACGAGCTGGCGCCTTACCTTAAGCCCGACACCCTGCCGGGCGAGCCGATTGTCGTATCGCCGATTATCGCAGAATAA
- a CDS encoding CPBP family intramembrane metalloprotease translates to MTALAMLLVIPIVLWTVQSAWLAAARQPIRWRIDARGGPEHLRLVVRIATQVSLLAVIVLYPFLRGETPSVYYGRLLPHAPAAVHFGYGVASAAVFLSVLCVIWLATQRLVVEVHHARKKWIRRLVLLVPTALFGAFVEELLFRGVLMADLLHADWSPGAAVAISGLVFAIAHYVRTVKRRWTFPGHVALGVLLGVAFLDTGSLWLAAGLHAGGILVIMGVRPFVRYAGPAWLTGASIFPFAGVVGIAALVTLTAIVHHAFGGSTP, encoded by the coding sequence ATGACCGCGCTGGCGATGCTCCTGGTGATTCCAATCGTCCTTTGGACGGTGCAGTCCGCTTGGCTGGCGGCAGCGCGACAGCCAATTCGTTGGCGCATTGACGCGCGCGGCGGGCCGGAGCATCTGCGCCTGGTCGTGCGCATCGCGACCCAGGTGAGCCTGCTTGCCGTCATCGTGCTGTACCCTTTCTTGCGCGGGGAGACGCCTTCCGTTTATTACGGCCGCCTGCTGCCTCATGCGCCGGCTGCCGTGCACTTCGGCTACGGCGTCGCATCTGCGGCAGTGTTTCTGTCCGTCCTGTGCGTGATCTGGCTTGCGACCCAGCGCCTGGTGGTAGAAGTCCATCACGCGCGCAAGAAGTGGATCCGCCGTCTTGTGTTGCTCGTGCCGACGGCCTTGTTCGGCGCATTCGTCGAGGAGCTTCTGTTTCGCGGCGTGCTCATGGCTGATCTGTTGCACGCCGACTGGTCGCCTGGCGCGGCCGTGGCAATCAGCGGGCTGGTCTTCGCCATCGCGCATTACGTCCGCACGGTGAAGCGACGCTGGACGTTCCCCGGCCATGTCGCACTTGGCGTGCTTCTGGGGGTTGCGTTTCTCGATACCGGATCGCTCTGGCTTGCGGCCGGACTGCATGCAGGCGGCATCCTGGTCATCATGGGTGTGCGTCCGTTCGTGCGCTACGCCGGGCCTGCGTGGTTGACGGGGGCGAGCATTTTTCCATTCGCCGGCGTCGTGGGTATCGCCGCGCTCGTCACGCTGACGGCGATCGTGCATCATGCCTTCGGAGGCTCAACGCCATGA